The Musa acuminata AAA Group cultivar baxijiao chromosome BXJ2-2, Cavendish_Baxijiao_AAA, whole genome shotgun sequence genome contains the following window.
ttctcaaaTTCCGACGGATTAATGTGGTAAATTTAAATCAGAAGCATGAACAGATTCAAATGCCTTTCCTATAGATTTCCCAgttcatgataataataaaacTTTAACCCTGATCATCTAAAAATCAGAAAAGTAAAACAAAGCACTTACTATGATACGCCCCTCGATCCTCAAATCCTTCTGCTCAAAGAGCCATATCTGGATGCGAGCTTTCTAAACCAACAGGCAAATATCAACCAGATCAGCAATCTAAACATTAGAATATCGCAAGAAAACGAAACAAATGAAACAACAATATATAGATTATTCATCGGAACTTACGCTTTGGAGGAACCTGAATATGAGATTCTGCAGCAATATGATCGGCACCCGTCCGAGACACAAAGCAAAGAATCGATAACATAAGTAGAGATGGAAATGAGATCAAGGGATGAAGAAGGAGGTAAGGAGACCGTACGATAGGCTGGGTCATAATCCGCTGGACTTTGGTGGACGCCATCGCTGCTTCTCCCTCGGAGTCGGACCTCTCTCTACCTTTCCCCTGTTCGCTTCCTCTCCCGACTCGACTGGTTTGAAACCCTAGGCTCCGTCGAGGACCGAAAGAAAGAGCGGCTTGTAGAGGGTTTACGAGGGCCGCGAGTGGATCTTTCTCCGCCGTTGGATTATGTGATCTCAAGTGGGCCGGGATATAGACATAATCACAACCGTTGATCATGGAGATTCAGAACTCACTCGTCCCCGTCTTCGTGAGTTGAGTCGGGGTGACGTTTCCAAACAAGCTTGTGGACACTCGTCGCGTAAGTCGTACGACAAATGACGCTGGGTGCATGTGGATTGTGGTCCAGATCCGACCCGTGTATGGTCCAAACAATGAACCCGATTCGTTTATTCGGCAACGGTAACGGATCCACTACTTAACGCCACCACTTCACGGGTCGTCGTTTTTGTTCGCCGCGCAACTCCAGGAAGCGATTAGAGAAAACGAATCCCCCGAGCCAGAGGACGAGGAGAAAGAGAAATCCCTAAACGAGCACATCCAGGGTTAGGGTTTTACCACACCCCAACAATGGCGGGCGCCGGCATGCACCCCTACCACCAGCAGTGGGTGCCTCCACCCGCTCCAGCTGTCGCGCCTCCCGTCCCCGTCGATACCCCCAACCGCCCGCCCGCTGACGAGGTACGCCCTCTTCCCCGGCTGCCCTCGTCCTTCTTCCCTTTGATCCGGTGGGGATCGCTGGCATATTGATGGTTCCCCCTTCCATCTCGAAGATTCGGACGGTCTTCATCACGGGCCTCCCCGGGGACGTGAAGGAGAGGGAGCTCCACAACCTGCTGAGGTGGTTGCCGGGCTTCGAGGCGTCACAGATCAACTTCAAGGCGGAGCAGCCCATGGGGTTCGCCCTCTTCTCCACGGCGCAGCATGCCATGGCCGCCAAAGACGCGCTTCAGGTGATCTCCGCAGCTCTCGTGGCCGGGTTATTTTGTTTCTTGATCTCGTCTCCGGCCTTATTTGATGTCTGAGTTTATCTGCTCAGGACTTGGAGTTTGACGTTGAGACGAAGTCCGCCCTCCACACAGAGATGGCAAAGAAGAACCTTTTTGTCAAAAGAGGTGTGTTTTGCTCGCATACAGCGGCTTCGTTTCAATTATTAGAACATAATTAAATCGCAATCCTTTTATTTTTACCATTTAcataaattaatttagaaaaCTTAACGCATTTTTTAAGTGAAAGAGCCCTAGTAAACTATTTTACGTACATATACAAACTTAGTATACGCTCTTGACTTTGCCCCAAGATCTATCCCAAAACGTCTCTCTGCATGAACCAAATACCATTTTTTACTTGCTTTCATATGCCATCTTAGGACTTTTTAGACATCATCTTGACATTCTTGATGCTTTTGATGAAACATACATGTTCATAATTTGTCTGATTATAATGCTTGTTTTTACAATCTTGGTCCCTTATTTTTGTACAATTTAAGTGCATCTTGTATAATTTCAGCTGGTGATTCTTTTAATTAGCACATGATTGTGCTGGAATTTACCGTTGCATTAGCTTATTTTGTAACTTAATTTGTTCTGTAAATTTATGATGTGAAAACACTATGGCTTTCTGCCTTTCTGCGCTTCTGCTTTTATTTAGGTTGTCTTTGATTTTTCATTGTGTAGGTGTGGCATCTGAGTCGAGTTCAATCGATCAAAGTAAACGTCTACGGACTGGTGGAGATTATACTCATGCAGGCTATGCAGCTCCACCATTTCATCCACAACCAACTCCTGTTTGGGGAAATCCAGGGTAATATAATGgatcataattaattttatttggaCCTTTCTACATTTGTGTTTCTAAATAATCTCTGTCCTTAAATTCAAGTGGCTATATTGCCCCACATCCACCTCCACCATATGACCCATATGGAGGTTATCAAGTACCTCAGGTAGCCATGACCACCCCTCCTCCCCTGCCAGCATCCAGTCGTTATGCCCCCGTTCAGGTAATATATATTGTTGTTCACCCAGAGTTCATCACTTTGTCAGAATGGATTTTTCAGTTAATTTAATTTGTTCATggcttttgtcttcatgatcataattGTATGGCTGTGTAATGCAACCCTAATGAGCATTTCCTGTTCGTTATCCCGGTTGTTATTTTCAGTTTTGTGTTCCACGATGAATTCAATTGGTGTTATTGCTCTTAAATCTTGATAATGATTTTCAATCCTAAATTTGGTCTTTTTGTTGTGACATCAATGATGATAAGATACCAAGTATTAAATAATGTGCTAATTGTTTTTCATAATTATCAAGCTGGTTTCTTTGCAACATAAGGATAGAATCAGGGTTTGTGAAAAAGTGGAGCCGGATTGAACTAACAATGTATTTCATGCACATGCATTTGGGAACAAAGATTTTTTTACCATTTAGAAGGATGCCTATAATGAAAATTTTGGTAGGGTACTAGAAATCCTATCTTAGATCTAGAATAAGTGAATGTGTAGTCTGATTCATGAAGTTTAAACCCTAAAAATCTAAATTAAGTGGATCCATGTGGCAATTTGATTGATGTTGCATCTACTCTGGCAGAAAAAAAATCCCACTGGCAATTCAGTTATGTGCACTACAGGTAAACTGGTGAAATGTTATGTGGATATTTACCTGTCCACTAGCATGATTTACCTGTCCGCTACAAGTTGGAGTCAAAGATGTTTCCTTAAAATATCAAAAGTTTTCTATCTGATGTTTTTTTGGGCAAAATTTAAGATGATGAAGCTTTTTCAACATTTAACTGAGTTGTATCTCAGAAGAGTAGTTGAATTAGGACAATACAGACACATTCTCATGGTTCCAATGAAGTTCTTGAGCATTTTCATGAACCTGAGGCCAAAGACAATCTTGATTTTCTCATCTTTTCTATTTAGGCTTTATGTTTGGAGAATAGTATGAGATATTAGAGACCAATTGAATAGAAGAATTATCAAATTAATTTACAAATATCTAAATAAGGTGATGGTTGAGGAATTTTTGCTTGAACTATTGGTTCTGTTATTATTCTTTGCTGTCAAATCATTTCATTTGTATTGTGTGTTGTTGCCACTTGTTTTGAATTGGTTCAGTGATGAAAACAAGCCTTACGAAAACGACCAATCATGTAATGACAATAtgcaaaatattttatcaaacaaaatctgACAGACTTAATTGTCAACCTTAATGATTTATAGATTTGATTTTGTATTAACTCTTGAATTTAAGTTTGCACCATTTACTTGAATGCAGTCTATATGCCAAACATCATTGAATAACTGAGCCAAGAAAGATATGCAATGTTATTATTAGTAGAAACAATCACCTGTGCAGTAGTTTCATTATTTTGCCTGAGGTTAAATTCGCAGATTGAATTTGGGTGCTAAAAGAAGTTGGTTACTGGAGACTTACTTTATCTCTGGAAGCTGATATTCtgctatattttttatgatgtgttcctGTTACCATTTTTTGGTTACCATAGTCTGGAAGCATATTTAGAGCATATGTGAAATTACCAGTGCAAGCTATCAGATACTCTTTACTTATTTCATGTCTTTCCTCTTTATTTTGCAGAATAATAAAGATAATCCTCCATGCAATACTCTCTTCATTGGAAATCTTGGTGAAAATGTAAATGAGGAAGAAGTCAGAGGCCTtttcagtgtgtatgagtcctaACCTTTATATACGTTTGCATCAATGTTAATAAAGGCTGTTGAGTCTCTATAAAGAATGATGTTTCGCAGATGCAGTAATATAGACACTTGTTAGATTTTATTGGCACTTGTATGTGAACTCTGGTCACCCTTTTTCGTTCCAATATGCAGTCAACCTGGTTTCAAGCAAATGAAAATCTTGCGGCAGGAGAGAAATACAGTTTGCTTCATTGAGTTTGAGGTAAGTGTGTAAACATGTTAAGACAATGACTGTAGCTTTAACTTGTCTCTTTGCTCTTTGCATCAACTTTGTCTAACTATTCTGTCTGTCTTCTCATTCAGGATCTGAATAGTGCTACGACTGTTCATCAGAATCTGCAGGGTGCGGTTCTTACTAGTTCTGGCCGCGGTGGCATGCGAATTCAATATCCTTTTTTCTTTACTACTTTTCATCAGTCGCTATTATCTAGTTGAGTACATGAATGGAGTTAGATTTTGTTGATCACATTTGAAATCTTGCTCTTTAATATGTTGTTTGAGTTGTAGTGGTGAGCTTTTCCTTCTTGGTTTTTCTCTTTGTTGTCGTATGATAGTGCCAATAGTAGTTAGTATAATTGCTTATAGCAATGTCCATTTTGGTGTTATGTTTTATAATTAGATACAATCTTCTTTGCCTGTTTCATTATCCCTTGATCTGCTTTTCTTGACTTTTCAAACATTTTCAAAGAACCCTTTTGGGCGACGGAAGGACTTCATCAATGGTGCTGCATCGGAACCTAACGGAGCTCCTACTTACCAGCAGTGACACAAAGGGATGTATTTTTGCTCTCTTTGCTCAATCATGAAGATTATGGAACAGGAATGGATTGCATCATGGAAATTACACAAAAGTTATCATCAGCATCCTTGTGTG
Protein-coding sequences here:
- the LOC135605416 gene encoding uncharacterized protein LOC135605416; translated protein: MASTKVQRIMTQPINLIFRFLQSKARIQIWLFEQKDLRIEGRIIGFDEYMNLVLEEAEEVNVKKKTRKPLGRILLKGDNITLMMNTGK
- the LOC135605417 gene encoding uncharacterized protein LOC135605417, whose product is MAGAGMHPYHQQWVPPPAPAVAPPVPVDTPNRPPADEIRTVFITGLPGDVKERELHNLLRWLPGFEASQINFKAEQPMGFALFSTAQHAMAAKDALQDLEFDVETKSALHTEMAKKNLFVKRGVASESSSIDQSKRLRTGGDYTHAGYAAPPFHPQPTPVWGNPGGYIAPHPPPPYDPYGGYQVPQVAMTTPPPLPASSRYAPVQNNKDNPPCNTLFIGNLGENVNEEEVRGLFSVQPGFKQMKILRQERNTVCFIEFEDLNSATTVHQNLQGAVLTSSGRGGMRIQFSKNPFGRRKDFINGAASEPNGAPTYQQ